A genomic stretch from Pontivivens ytuae includes:
- a CDS encoding CoxG family protein — MEMSGTREIAAPRATVWAALNDPEVLKACIPGCQELTGSPEDGFEATVVQKVGPVKATFRGGVTLEDVTAPESYRLVGEGKGGAAGFAKGAADVKLTETAEGTELAYTVDAKVGGKLAQLGSRIVDGFAKKMADQFFERFKDEVEGAGVS, encoded by the coding sequence ATGGAAATGTCCGGAACCCGCGAGATCGCAGCCCCGCGTGCCACCGTCTGGGCCGCGCTCAACGACCCCGAGGTGCTCAAGGCCTGCATCCCCGGCTGCCAGGAGCTCACCGGCTCGCCCGAGGACGGCTTCGAGGCCACCGTCGTCCAGAAGGTCGGACCCGTGAAGGCGACCTTCAGAGGCGGCGTGACGCTGGAGGACGTGACAGCCCCCGAAAGCTACCGCCTCGTCGGCGAGGGCAAGGGCGGCGCCGCGGGCTTCGCCAAGGGGGCCGCGGACGTGAAGCTGACCGAGACGGCGGAGGGCACGGAACTCGCCTACACCGTCGACGCCAAGGTCGGCGGCAAGCTCGCCCAGCTCGGTTCCCGCATCGTGGACGGTTTCGCGAAAAAGATGGCCGACCAGTTCTTCGAGCGCTTCAAGGACGAAGTGGAGGGGGCTGGGGTCAGCTGA
- a CDS encoding YcjF family protein: MTTDPPRRGPVLIEDVETLPDAPAVTEAPPVPDGPPPAMLRATRMAARRSSWRGRLFWGALTSLLALLIGNAAWEAVLALTERNLWLGRAAMALAAIVVIIALASVLKELAALARLSNVETIKTKAAAALASGSVDEAKGVLDKLHGLYASRDDLADAAASVKRARDETVDADALLELAERHYFAALDRQAAAEVQSAARTVAGVTALVPIALADVLAALSANMRMIRRIAEIYDGRAGVVGTWRLFRAVAAHMIATGAVAVGDDLIGAVAGGGVLAKVSRRFGEGVVNGALTARVGVAAMEVCRPLPFAALKRPSVTSILQRALSGMFAKGDA; the protein is encoded by the coding sequence ATGACCACCGATCCGCCCCGCCGCGGTCCCGTCCTGATCGAGGATGTGGAGACCCTGCCCGACGCCCCCGCCGTTACCGAGGCGCCGCCCGTTCCCGACGGCCCGCCACCCGCGATGCTGCGCGCGACGCGCATGGCCGCGCGGCGGAGCTCTTGGCGGGGCAGGCTCTTCTGGGGCGCGCTCACCTCGCTCCTCGCGCTCCTGATCGGCAACGCGGCGTGGGAGGCGGTGCTGGCGCTGACCGAGCGCAACCTTTGGCTCGGCCGCGCGGCAATGGCCCTCGCTGCCATCGTCGTCATCATCGCGCTTGCAAGCGTCCTCAAGGAACTCGCCGCCCTCGCCCGCCTCTCCAATGTCGAGACGATCAAGACGAAGGCCGCAGCGGCACTCGCCAGCGGCTCGGTAGACGAAGCGAAGGGCGTCCTCGACAAGCTCCATGGCCTCTATGCGAGCCGCGACGACCTCGCCGATGCGGCGGCCAGCGTGAAGCGTGCGCGCGATGAGACGGTGGACGCCGATGCCCTCCTGGAGCTCGCCGAGCGGCACTACTTCGCGGCCCTCGACCGGCAGGCGGCGGCCGAGGTCCAGTCGGCGGCGCGCACCGTCGCGGGCGTCACGGCGCTGGTGCCGATCGCGCTCGCAGACGTGCTCGCGGCCCTCAGTGCGAACATGCGCATGATCCGCCGGATCGCGGAGATCTATGACGGGCGCGCGGGCGTGGTCGGCACCTGGCGACTGTTCCGCGCGGTGGCCGCGCACATGATCGCGACCGGGGCTGTGGCCGTGGGCGACGATCTGATCGGGGCGGTGGCGGGTGGCGGCGTGCTCGCCAAGGTCTCCCGCCGGTTCGGGGAGGGCGTGGTGAACGGTGCGCTCACGGCCCGCGTCGGCGTCGCGGCGATGGAGGTCTGCCGACCCCTCCCCTTCGCGGCGCTCAAGCGACCGTCCGTGACCTCGATCCTGCAGCGCGCCCTGTCCGGCATGTTCGCGAAAGGCGACGCCTGA
- a CDS encoding DinB family protein produces MISPDWVRMMARYNAWQNGLVYDCAERVGAAARQAERGAFFGSIEKTLNHLLWADRMWMSRFAGTPKPKTGSIAASVGEEADWATLAAERVAMDRVISDWAAGWRRAR; encoded by the coding sequence ATGATCTCGCCCGACTGGGTCCGCATGATGGCGCGCTACAATGCCTGGCAGAACGGGCTCGTCTACGACTGTGCCGAGCGGGTGGGGGCCGCGGCGCGGCAGGCGGAGCGCGGGGCCTTCTTCGGCTCGATCGAGAAGACGCTGAACCACCTCCTGTGGGCCGACCGGATGTGGATGAGCCGCTTTGCCGGGACGCCGAAGCCGAAGACGGGCTCCATCGCCGCCTCGGTGGGGGAGGAGGCGGACTGGGCGACGCTCGCGGCGGAGCGGGTGGCGATGGACCGCGTGATCTCCGACTGGGCAGCGGGCTGGAGGCGGGCGCGCTAG
- a CDS encoding KAP family P-loop NTPase fold protein, whose translation MEKINDVLGRSEDAETVARFAAARATGPQGLVLNVDAAWGMGKTTFLRLLKKRLGDDAVMVNAWESDFADDPLLPVLKAVTEALRSGSGSAETVANSLLQKGSRMALTIGKGMAKQVGRKMIGEAVEEVAEQIGETGAEITEAGLSAALDEASTALIARFETQQKTVTDFKEALVEAVKDRDTPLHILIDELDRCRPTYAIEMLERIKHLFGVRNVAFVIATDTEQLQHSIRAVYGEGFDAKAYLRRFFDRTYRFDEGSLQGIILNSPEASIIRDAELPMPHDVDPLHVLEQMLEAQNASLRDARQCLTIIADTMHVWDKPVPLNLAVLIPLIVIHQQGFHTEFNDIEREAWRGEEGVQRALDAHAKIFAKPIHLGVPRYTQGDEEYPVALTLETYFRNVWSLRGQQEKLAETGLPKAMVALLAQDIDEAWFQISWGPTINDEHVWDCAFNYYPALIRKAGRLS comes from the coding sequence ATGGAAAAGATCAACGACGTCCTGGGGCGGAGCGAAGATGCGGAAACCGTCGCTCGCTTCGCCGCCGCCCGCGCTACTGGCCCGCAGGGCCTGGTGCTCAACGTCGATGCGGCGTGGGGCATGGGCAAGACGACCTTCCTGCGCCTCCTGAAGAAGCGCCTCGGCGACGACGCGGTCATGGTGAACGCGTGGGAAAGCGACTTCGCCGACGATCCCCTGCTGCCGGTGCTCAAGGCGGTGACGGAGGCGCTGCGATCAGGGAGCGGCTCGGCCGAGACAGTGGCGAACTCCCTGCTCCAGAAGGGCTCGCGCATGGCCCTGACCATCGGAAAGGGCATGGCAAAACAGGTTGGGCGCAAGATGATCGGCGAGGCTGTGGAGGAAGTGGCCGAGCAGATCGGCGAGACCGGGGCCGAGATCACGGAAGCCGGCCTTTCGGCGGCGCTGGATGAGGCGAGCACCGCCCTCATAGCGCGGTTCGAGACGCAGCAGAAAACCGTGACCGACTTCAAGGAAGCTTTGGTCGAAGCCGTGAAGGACCGCGACACCCCACTCCACATCCTGATCGACGAGCTCGACCGCTGCCGTCCCACCTACGCCATCGAGATGCTGGAGCGCATCAAGCACCTCTTCGGCGTGAGGAACGTTGCCTTCGTGATCGCGACGGACACGGAGCAACTCCAGCACTCCATCCGCGCGGTCTACGGCGAGGGCTTCGACGCGAAGGCCTACCTGCGGCGGTTCTTTGACCGGACGTATCGGTTCGATGAGGGTAGCCTGCAAGGGATCATTTTAAACTCGCCAGAAGCAAGCATCATTCGGGATGCAGAACTTCCCATGCCACATGACGTCGATCCGCTCCATGTCTTGGAACAGATGCTGGAGGCGCAGAATGCTTCGCTGAGAGACGCGCGGCAGTGTCTCACCATCATCGCCGATACAATGCATGTCTGGGATAAACCCGTTCCTCTCAACCTAGCGGTACTCATCCCGCTGATCGTAATTCATCAGCAAGGCTTTCACACCGAATTCAATGATATTGAAAGAGAGGCTTGGAGAGGAGAAGAGGGCGTGCAACGTGCTCTTGATGCGCATGCCAAGATCTTCGCCAAGCCAATCCATCTCGGTGTTCCGCGATATACTCAAGGGGACGAAGAGTACCCTGTTGCTCTCACGCTCGAGACGTATTTCAGAAATGTCTGGTCGCTGAGGGGGCAACAGGAAAAGCTTGCGGAAACTGGCCTCCCGAAAGCGATGGTGGCTCTATTGGCGCAGGATATTGATGAAGCGTGGTTTCAGATTTCCTGGGGTCCAACCATAAACGATGAGCACGTTTGGGACTGCGCGTTCAATTACTACCCCGCATTGATCCGCAAGGCGGGACGCCTCAGCTGA
- a CDS encoding YcjX family protein yields MIINDIADGLLRGVEDAQAGLREALFDPVIRLGVTGLSRSGKTVFITSLVANLMERGRMPQLRAAADERITTAYLQPQPDDAVPRFAFEDHLTALTGPEPHWPESTRAISQLRLSLKVRRGNWVTGLGGPRTVHLDIVDYPGEWLLDLPLMEKSFRQWSDEVLAAARDPVRAEHAAPWLAALEEADPARKLDEPEAQRLAAAFTDYLGRMRAAGLSGFAPGRFLMPGDLAGSPALTFAPLPAGATPSGSLAKEFARRFEAYKRLVVKPFFRDHFARIDRQVVLVDALGAIHAGPPAVEDLRVAMTNILEAFRPGPNSWLSAILGKRVERILFAATKADHLHHSQHAALTAIMEALLADAKRRADFKGAQTQALAIAAIRATVEQELAHQGAKLPVVRGRLEDSGKEAALHPGDLPSDPSALLVPARKGAAEWLDEGYSVMRFAPPVLSRAPGEGPPHIRLDRAAEFLIGDRLL; encoded by the coding sequence TTGATCATCAACGACATCGCCGACGGGCTCCTGCGGGGGGTCGAGGATGCGCAGGCCGGGCTGCGGGAGGCTCTGTTCGACCCGGTGATCCGGCTCGGGGTCACGGGGCTCAGCCGATCGGGCAAGACGGTCTTCATCACCTCGCTGGTCGCCAACCTGATGGAGCGGGGGCGGATGCCGCAACTCCGCGCCGCCGCGGACGAGCGGATCACGACCGCCTATCTCCAGCCCCAGCCCGACGACGCGGTGCCGCGCTTTGCCTTCGAGGATCACCTCACCGCCCTCACCGGACCCGAGCCACATTGGCCGGAGAGCACGCGGGCGATCTCCCAGCTTCGGCTCTCGCTCAAGGTGCGGCGGGGCAACTGGGTGACGGGGCTCGGCGGGCCGCGGACCGTGCATCTCGACATCGTGGATTATCCCGGCGAGTGGCTGCTGGACCTGCCGTTGATGGAGAAGAGCTTTCGCCAGTGGTCCGACGAGGTGTTGGCCGCCGCGCGCGATCCGGTGCGGGCGGAGCATGCCGCGCCCTGGCTCGCCGCACTGGAGGAGGCCGATCCGGCCCGCAAGCTCGACGAGCCGGAGGCGCAGCGGCTCGCCGCCGCCTTCACCGACTATCTCGGCCGGATGCGCGCGGCGGGGCTGTCGGGCTTTGCCCCCGGGCGCTTCCTGATGCCCGGCGATCTGGCGGGGAGCCCGGCGCTTACCTTCGCTCCGCTGCCCGCCGGGGCTACGCCCTCGGGCTCGCTGGCGAAGGAGTTCGCGCGGCGGTTCGAGGCCTACAAGCGGCTGGTCGTGAAACCCTTCTTCCGCGACCACTTCGCCCGGATCGACCGGCAGGTGGTGCTTGTCGACGCGCTCGGCGCGATCCATGCGGGGCCGCCGGCTGTGGAGGATCTGCGGGTGGCGATGACCAACATCCTGGAGGCGTTCCGCCCCGGCCCGAACTCCTGGCTCTCCGCGATCCTCGGCAAGCGGGTGGAGCGGATCCTGTTCGCCGCGACCAAGGCGGACCACCTGCACCATAGCCAGCACGCCGCTCTGACCGCGATCATGGAGGCTCTCCTGGCGGACGCGAAGCGCCGCGCGGATTTCAAGGGCGCGCAGACGCAGGCGCTGGCGATTGCCGCGATCAGGGCGACGGTGGAGCAGGAGCTGGCGCATCAGGGGGCCAAGCTGCCGGTCGTGCGCGGCCGGCTGGAGGACAGCGGGAAGGAGGCCGCACTCCATCCCGGCGACCTGCCGAGCGATCCCTCCGCACTGCTGGTGCCGGCGCGCAAAGGCGCTGCGGAATGGCTCGACGAGGGCTACTCCGTGATGCGCTTCGCGCCGCCGGTGCTGAGCCGTGCGCCCGGAGAGGGGCCGCCGCATATCCGGCTGGACCGCGCGGCGGAGTTCCTGATCGGGGATCGGTTGCTGTGA
- the truA gene encoding tRNA pseudouridine(38-40) synthase TruA — translation MPRYALRIEYHGAPFAGWQRQRAHPSVQQALEEATAKLGENTTVTGAGRTDAGVHARGQVAHLDTERDWDPFRLSQAINHHMRPLPVAVTAAAQVAPDWHARFSAISRRYLYRILPRRAPAALDAGLVWQVRQEMDVDAMQEAANRLLGRHDFTTFRSTMCQALSPVKTLDALDVRREGAEVHLYVRARSFLHNQVRSFAGTLERVGAGAWTPNDVEAALDARDRARCGPVAPPDGLYLMEVGYPEDPFA, via the coding sequence ATGCCCCGTTACGCCCTCCGCATCGAGTATCACGGCGCGCCCTTTGCCGGGTGGCAGCGCCAGCGCGCGCACCCTTCCGTTCAGCAGGCGCTGGAGGAAGCGACAGCGAAGCTCGGTGAGAACACCACCGTCACCGGCGCCGGCCGGACCGACGCGGGCGTCCACGCCCGCGGGCAGGTCGCGCATCTCGACACGGAGCGCGATTGGGATCCCTTCCGCCTGTCGCAGGCGATCAACCACCACATGCGCCCGCTGCCCGTGGCCGTCACCGCAGCCGCGCAGGTCGCCCCCGACTGGCACGCCCGCTTCTCGGCCATCTCCCGCCGCTATCTCTACCGCATCCTGCCGCGTCGCGCGCCCGCGGCCCTCGATGCGGGTCTCGTCTGGCAGGTCCGGCAGGAGATGGACGTGGATGCGATGCAGGAGGCCGCGAACCGGCTTCTCGGCCGGCACGACTTCACCACCTTCCGCTCGACCATGTGCCAGGCGCTGAGCCCGGTGAAGACGCTCGATGCGCTCGACGTCCGGCGTGAGGGCGCCGAGGTCCACCTCTACGTCCGCGCCCGCTCGTTCCTCCACAACCAGGTCCGCAGCTTCGCCGGAACGCTGGAGCGGGTCGGCGCGGGCGCCTGGACCCCCAACGATGTCGAGGCCGCCCTGGACGCCCGCGACCGCGCCCGCTGCGGCCCCGTCGCCCCGCCGGACGGGCTCTACCTGATGGAGGTCGGCTACCCGGAGGATCCCTTCGCCTGA
- a CDS encoding DinB family protein: protein MTKPLAGLVVHFFNHQTHHRGQVNAMLTAAGERPGDTDLFLMPG from the coding sequence GTGACGAAGCCGCTCGCGGGTCTCGTGGTGCATTTCTTCAACCACCAGACGCATCATCGCGGGCAGGTCAATGCGATGCTGACGGCGGCGGGCGAGCGGCCGGGCGATACCGATCTGTTCCTGATGCCCGGGTGA
- a CDS encoding helix-turn-helix domain-containing protein, which yields MTRTKLYAGVQLRELRRRHDLTQKAFAARLGVSLSYLNQMENNHRPVASSVLLALAREFAYDISTLDAGEAERLVADMKEALADPGLGEVPVPDLSLVASNAPALARAFLALHRQHREVRDRLATLDARMAGTGHAPQPWEEVRDFFHYCDNYIDAIDRAAEGFAARHLTGVDALEDCAAWLKAQGTQLIRLPRGPLRRYEGDTLTISTEPERATQLFQVLHQVGLIAHGDLIDATLDLARFSTQDARDIARVGLANYFAGAALLPYGDFARAAREMRHDLERLARRFGASIEQVAHRLSTLQRPGEKGVPFFFVRVDPAGTITKRHSATRLQFARFGGACPLWNVHRAFETPGRFLTQLAQTPDGVRYVCLAREVTKPGGSYRAQVPRHAIGLGCEVEHAGELIYADGMRVDDAAAFEPIGVSCRICERTRCHQRALPPLERPVRIDANRRGALPYALE from the coding sequence AACCAGATGGAGAACAACCACCGCCCGGTGGCCTCCTCCGTGCTGCTCGCGCTGGCTCGGGAGTTCGCCTACGACATCTCGACCCTCGATGCGGGCGAGGCGGAGCGGCTGGTCGCCGACATGAAGGAGGCGCTGGCCGATCCGGGGCTGGGCGAGGTGCCGGTGCCTGACCTGTCGCTGGTGGCATCCAACGCCCCGGCGCTGGCGCGGGCGTTTCTGGCCCTCCACCGCCAGCATCGGGAGGTGCGGGATCGCCTCGCCACGCTGGACGCCCGGATGGCGGGGACGGGGCACGCGCCGCAACCCTGGGAGGAGGTGCGCGACTTCTTCCACTACTGCGACAACTACATCGACGCGATCGACCGGGCGGCGGAGGGCTTCGCCGCGCGCCATCTGACGGGCGTGGACGCGCTGGAGGATTGCGCCGCGTGGCTCAAGGCGCAGGGCACCCAGCTCATCCGCCTGCCGCGCGGACCGCTGCGCCGGTACGAGGGCGATACGCTCACCATCTCGACGGAGCCGGAGCGGGCGACCCAGCTTTTCCAGGTGCTCCACCAGGTCGGGCTGATCGCCCATGGCGACCTGATCGACGCGACGCTGGACCTCGCGCGCTTCTCGACGCAGGACGCGCGGGACATCGCGCGGGTGGGGCTCGCGAACTACTTTGCCGGGGCCGCGCTGCTGCCCTACGGCGACTTCGCCCGAGCGGCGCGGGAGATGCGGCACGATCTGGAGCGGCTCGCCCGCCGCTTCGGCGCCTCGATCGAACAGGTGGCGCACCGGCTGTCGACGCTGCAAAGGCCGGGGGAGAAGGGGGTGCCCTTCTTCTTCGTCCGCGTGGATCCGGCGGGGACGATCACCAAGCGGCACTCTGCCACCCGGCTGCAATTCGCGCGGTTCGGCGGGGCGTGTCCGCTCTGGAACGTGCATCGGGCCTTCGAGACGCCGGGGCGGTTCCTCACCCAGCTCGCCCAGACGCCGGACGGGGTGCGCTATGTGTGCCTCGCCCGTGAAGTCACGAAGCCCGGCGGCAGCTATCGCGCGCAGGTCCCGCGCCACGCGATCGGGCTGGGGTGCGAGGTGGAGCATGCCGGGGAGCTGATCTACGCCGACGGGATGCGGGTGGACGACGCCGCGGCCTTCGAGCCCATCGGCGTGTCCTGCCGCATCTGCGAGCGCACCCGCTGCCACCAGCGCGCCCTGCCCCCGCTGGAACGCCCGGTGCGCATCGACGCAAACCGCCGCGGGGCGTTGCCGTATGCGCTGGAGTGA